A single Anopheles funestus chromosome 2RL, idAnoFuneDA-416_04, whole genome shotgun sequence DNA region contains:
- the LOC125762535 gene encoding sphingosine-1-phosphate phosphatase 1-like produces MHPLLEYLKSPELVVKVQEYFGIEYQKKSNPLSKNLKITGTQNGTANGKGVPSNGFTVNHADAKKIDDNDNAYRVTNYFWYVLFIVGTELGDEIFYATFIPFWFWNIDSAVGRRVVMVWSAIMYVGQSLKDIIRWPRPSYPAARLQKKWGLEYGMPSTHAMVSVAIPFSVLIYTYDRYIYSMPVGLAIACVWCAVICVSRVYLGMHSVLDIIAGLVLVVLLMIPLIPIVDRLDLIIVTSRWSPIFVFSISILLIVFYPDSGKWTPTRGDTALTVSVCAGIELGAWLHFHLGEFQQPAQPPPYEIIWPSYSMFGLLLLRTVLGLCCIVASRAFAKSISYAFVCFILGRDKNELRQSENTLENKNKIIVELSYKLFTYGVIGFNTQYLLPSVFKLLNIGRPDFYTEI; encoded by the exons ATGCATCCATTACTCGAGTACCTTAAAAGCCCGGAGCTGGTTGTGAAAGTACAGGAATATTTCGGCATCGAGTATCAGAAAAAGAGCAACCCCTTATCCAAAAACCTCAAGATAACCGGCACACAGAACGGAACAGCCAATGGGAAAGGTGTGCCTAGCAATGGATTCACCGTGAATCATGCGGATGCGAAGAAGATCGATGACAATGATAATGCTTATCGGGTGACGAATTACTTCTGGTACGTGCTGTTCATCGTCGGTACCGAGCTGGGGGACGAGATATTCTACGCCACGTTTATCCCGTTCTGGTTTTGGAACATTGACAGCGCCGTAGGCCGTAGGGTCGTTATGGTATGGTCAGCGATTATGTACGTAG GACAAAGCCTTAAGGATATTATTCGATGGCCTCGACCATCCTATCCAGCTGCACGGTTGCAGAAAAAATGGGGACTCGAATATGGTATGCCGTCCACACACGCGATGGTTTCGGTCGCTATACCCTTTTCTGTGTTGATTTATACGTACGATCGGTACATTTACTCTATGCCGGTTGGATTGGCAATTGCCTGCGTGTGGTGTGCTGTCATATGCGTCAGCCGTGTTTATCTAGGCATGCACAGTGTGCTG GACATCATTGCGGGACTAGTACTAGTCGTATTGTTAATGATCCCGCTAATCCCTATCGTTGATCGATTGGATCTTATTATCGTAACCTCACGCTGGTCGCCAATATTCGTATTTTCCATATCTATTCTACTGATCGTATTTTACCCAGATTCAGGAAAATGGACACCAACTCG AGGCGATACCGCCCTCACGGTTAGTGTTTGCGCCGGTATCGAGCTTGGTGCGTGGCTGCACTTCCATTTGGGCGAATTTCAACAACCCGCTCAACCACCACCGTACGAAATTATTTGGCCTTCCTACAGCATGTTCGGTTTGCTACTACTTCGCACCGTTCTCGGCCTTTGTTGCATCGTAGCGTCGCGCGCTTTTGCCAAATCGATCTCGTACGCCTTTGTCTGCTTCATACTCGGGCGAGACAAGAATGAACTGCGCCAATCGGAAAATACGCtggaaaacaagaacaaaatcaTTGTCGAGCTGTCGTACAAACTGTTCACGTACGGTGTGATTGGGTTCAACACACAATACCTGCTACCGAGCGTATTCAAGCTGTTAAACATTGGGCGACCGGATTTTTACACCGAAATCTAA